Proteins from one Vibrio coralliirubri genomic window:
- a CDS encoding YcaO-like family protein, producing MPQKKHRKGTHRQCSPETTFERISPYFKEMGITRVANITGLDHIGIPVVTVCRPDSYAISVAQGKGLDLMSAKVSGAMEAIETYHAEHIELPLKLANFHQLSKKCSVLNIEALPKLAFSQFSEHEQRLWVEGTELFTQQSTYVPYEVVHCNYTLPLPTGSGAFVMSSNGLASGNSIEEAIVHGLCETIERDALALWRVKQRHLSDPYNNQLDLNTVDDEDCLAIIERYRVAGIDVQVWDITSDIELASFFCRIISDSQEQGPSYPAFGSGTHPCKAISLLRALTEAAQTRLTMISGSRDDIDANAYLSLNSKQKERATNMKPCLLRNFKDIHSWNNTCFTKDIELILSKLNKVGLTQAAFVNLEKSEFRIPVVRVIVPGLEGIEELPGYEMGARALAVKGSLVAGELA from the coding sequence ATGCCTCAGAAAAAACACCGAAAAGGAACGCACCGCCAGTGCTCCCCCGAGACCACTTTCGAAAGAATATCCCCTTACTTCAAAGAGATGGGAATAACCCGCGTTGCAAACATCACTGGGCTGGATCATATCGGAATTCCAGTCGTTACTGTCTGCAGACCTGACTCCTATGCAATTTCTGTTGCTCAAGGAAAAGGGTTGGACTTAATGTCAGCAAAAGTATCTGGCGCAATGGAAGCAATAGAGACTTACCACGCTGAGCACATCGAACTACCACTTAAATTAGCAAATTTTCATCAGCTTTCGAAAAAGTGTTCAGTTCTAAATATCGAGGCTTTACCCAAGTTGGCGTTTAGTCAATTCTCAGAACATGAACAACGTCTGTGGGTAGAAGGAACTGAGCTGTTTACTCAACAATCTACATATGTCCCTTATGAGGTTGTTCATTGCAACTATACGCTTCCATTGCCTACTGGCAGTGGCGCTTTTGTCATGAGTTCAAACGGCTTGGCTTCCGGCAACAGCATAGAAGAAGCGATAGTACACGGCCTCTGCGAAACAATTGAACGCGATGCCTTAGCATTGTGGAGAGTAAAGCAACGACACCTAAGTGACCCGTACAACAACCAACTAGACCTCAATACCGTCGATGATGAGGATTGCCTGGCGATTATCGAACGATACCGTGTGGCTGGTATTGATGTTCAAGTTTGGGATATCACATCAGATATTGAACTTGCGAGTTTCTTCTGTCGAATCATCTCTGATTCACAGGAGCAAGGCCCTTCTTATCCAGCTTTCGGATCAGGCACTCACCCATGCAAGGCCATTAGCCTGTTAAGAGCGCTAACAGAAGCAGCGCAGACGCGTCTAACCATGATTTCGGGTTCGAGAGATGATATCGATGCCAATGCTTACCTAAGCCTAAATTCTAAGCAGAAGGAGCGAGCAACTAACATGAAACCTTGTTTGCTGAGAAACTTTAAAGATATCCACTCTTGGAACAATACGTGCTTTACGAAAGACATTGAACTCATTTTAAGCAAACTAAATAAGGTCGGCCTTACTCAAGCAGCCTTCGTAAACCTAGAAAAAAGTGAATTTCGCATCCCTGTTGTACGTGTCATTGTTCCCGGATTAGAAGGTATTGAAGAACTGCCAGGTTACGAGATGGGAGCACGAGCTTTAGCTGTCAAAGGCTCGTTAGTTGCGGGAGAATTAGCATGA
- a CDS encoding TfuA-like protein, producing the protein MSIIIFSGPTLSTTNIQSIINADCRPPAKQGDIYLATYDQPNVIVLIDGYFESVPAVWHKEILYALSLGIKVYGCSSMGALRAAELAQFGMEGSGRVFEDYINGVLEDDDEVALVHGPEELGCPHISSPMVNMRATLEHAIKSRIINQQESAQIIEALKQLHYPKRTLSKLYEYALDFFGDDRAQSLRKFTENNYIDIKKCDAVTLLKKLAEHPKLLLPLSPKVRHHFKPTDAWERLISQLNHQRKLSNHSITSEELHRELKIDGCFWELKQQAISRKSALRTASFHNPSISDEHKRNALLEMALRQSAYTDQAIDFKHLADWLTSQQVNSHDFDALVSHESLLAWLSGNHQHFDEELIDLLKLNQRYSDYQARITFKRDTPLLSLSDLNINEEQLWNWFFSAKHPNSLTQNPNDLWPRLGFSSYSELERAAIQDYQFYLQSGNH; encoded by the coding sequence ATGAGCATCATTATTTTTTCCGGCCCGACTCTCTCCACGACTAACATTCAGAGCATTATAAACGCAGACTGTCGTCCCCCCGCCAAACAAGGAGACATTTATTTAGCCACATACGACCAACCGAATGTGATCGTTTTAATTGATGGTTACTTCGAAAGCGTTCCTGCCGTCTGGCACAAAGAAATACTCTATGCCTTATCTTTAGGCATCAAAGTATATGGTTGTTCGAGCATGGGAGCACTGAGAGCGGCCGAACTAGCCCAGTTTGGGATGGAAGGTTCTGGTCGAGTATTCGAAGACTACATAAATGGAGTTTTGGAAGACGATGACGAGGTAGCTCTTGTTCATGGGCCCGAAGAACTGGGGTGCCCACACATCTCATCTCCTATGGTGAACATGCGTGCTACCCTAGAGCACGCCATCAAAAGTCGTATAATAAACCAACAAGAGTCAGCGCAAATTATAGAAGCATTAAAACAGCTTCACTACCCTAAACGAACTTTATCTAAGCTTTATGAATATGCTCTGGATTTTTTTGGGGACGATAGGGCTCAGTCATTACGTAAATTTACAGAAAACAATTACATAGATATTAAAAAATGTGATGCTGTTACTCTTCTAAAAAAACTTGCTGAACACCCAAAACTGCTGCTCCCACTCTCACCAAAAGTGAGACATCACTTTAAGCCAACGGATGCCTGGGAACGGTTAATTTCCCAATTGAACCACCAAAGAAAACTCTCAAACCATTCAATAACGAGCGAGGAGCTTCACCGAGAACTTAAGATCGATGGTTGCTTTTGGGAGCTAAAACAACAGGCTATTTCCCGAAAAAGCGCATTGAGAACCGCCTCTTTCCATAATCCAAGCATTTCAGATGAGCATAAACGAAATGCCTTACTTGAAATGGCTCTTAGACAATCGGCCTATACAGACCAAGCCATAGATTTTAAGCACTTGGCTGACTGGTTAACATCACAACAGGTCAACAGTCACGACTTTGACGCTCTGGTTTCCCATGAATCTCTGCTCGCTTGGCTAAGTGGAAACCACCAGCATTTTGACGAAGAGCTGATCGACCTGTTGAAGCTCAATCAGCGCTATTCCGACTACCAAGCTCGGATCACATTTAAACGCGACACCCCTTTACTATCGCTGTCTGATCTCAATATCAATGAAGAACAGTTATGGAACTGGTTTTTTTCAGCCAAACATCCAAATAGCCTAACGCAAAATCCAAACGACCTTTGGCCAAGACTTGGCTTTTCGTCCTATAGCGAGCTGGAACGCGCCGCCATCCAGGACTATCAATTTTATCTGCAATCAGGAAATCACTAA
- a CDS encoding protein kinase domain-containing protein: MALKENTTDTVEAQFHSKHYTLLEQIGEGGFGKVYKAVQLNTRKIVAIKFLTLTETECPQKRQKKIARFKRECDLVRRLNHPNIVSLLDKGQQGDYILYAVYEFVDGVTLKDYLASRGQITPSKSAEIMASVLDALAHAHELGIIHRDIKPANIMLFNVGAKQHIKILDFGISTLKSDGKTSDFQTLTLNDETLGTPKYSAPEQLRGEPSLPQTDIYSWGLVFLECLTGVPAIKGNSAASIFYHQLSAANIPLGLLAGHHSAHFFRRVLHKKAQDRPGNTVELYREFRRFNFSDIAPKAPHSVSKEAPELVQESMTQTGELSSSYYSKFTERKQITALCLILSEDRTGASESTLDKQDIAEMLLSDHHSQCVDIALRFGATHVATVGDTTLFYFGYPVVSDNDSRLSARAALDIWSNLHAKQTSFLEQHNLKFELRIGLSKGMMRSMDGAIPEGRVSTEAMTLARNSHPGEITCSPQFREMLSHQLVFEPISHDSICAAPYGYRLKGERLSEAFSFLRKTQSHSTIVGRQITLEQLFRLNQPHCQHQLLHIHGEAGIGKSRLILELKERLSNTRSFSLQCLPEFQTNALFPLLNFFSAHFELNGQHAEYNYKTALDSLPLSSLERERGSAILWAWLQPYSKLSHQSEKEFQQAISTLSLSQQKSYLFLTMSHLLSLICNGFTSDDDSCLFICEDVHWSDATTLEFIHYLIEKAVHNTQNVRWLNSSRTPLPETLKSTKAYEVELSSLTQGECHQLIEHLFEQVAVSERVKQLFTTRSDGNPLFLEELVFHAQKNNLVTKVNGCIDFNVTEPESQVPENLRGTLQQKLNDLTFAKDTAQLAAAIGRTFGEALILQASDKNIGQIQADLDELQRSNIVFKQRSVEGNLYQFKHALIRDAIYESSTTQHITHQQLAMAMENQEGADYPPAVIGDHWSNTHTPVRATVYYLKAGEQAAKASMVDDAIRHYEKSLNISLLADKNDGANPDKLSALIGLGDNLIRLAKHDEARSYYLEALNENTAGDILTSVILYVKYGKSLETHHLHEKALGNYNRAEALLNSHTVKDSRWYNTWLTVQLSKLYIHYWRNELPNMSSIICSIETCLEYFTDPLSQAQFYDAKLQFELRRTRYNLTQNQISLAKTAYNTSLETDDHQLQTHSLFSLGFTYLFSQQYAEAENHLLAALKSASEKADTTLKTRCLAYLTVLFRLQGDTENTRRYWEQALSYAKNSGMDDYVAIAYANESWLACRQGDVSHSQALIQKSNNIWKALSNEFPFPLQWLALLVELELLTLLPSDAITDSVQERTIEIAITLLDISQHALPHPVVGPLKEIMNEKHNDEHRQQLILEALRNAQALGYL; encoded by the coding sequence ATGGCCTTAAAAGAAAATACGACGGACACAGTTGAAGCACAGTTTCACTCCAAACATTACACATTGCTTGAACAGATAGGCGAAGGTGGGTTCGGAAAAGTCTATAAAGCGGTGCAACTCAACACTCGAAAAATTGTCGCGATAAAGTTTCTTACACTAACAGAAACTGAATGCCCTCAGAAAAGACAAAAGAAAATCGCTCGCTTCAAACGAGAGTGTGATTTGGTTCGTCGTTTAAACCACCCTAACATCGTATCACTGCTGGACAAGGGTCAGCAGGGTGATTATATCTTGTACGCCGTCTACGAATTTGTCGATGGCGTAACACTGAAGGATTATTTGGCTTCCCGTGGTCAAATAACACCATCAAAGTCCGCAGAGATCATGGCTTCAGTACTGGATGCTCTCGCTCATGCTCATGAACTCGGTATCATTCATCGAGATATAAAGCCAGCTAACATAATGCTCTTCAATGTAGGGGCGAAACAACACATTAAAATCCTTGATTTTGGGATCAGTACACTTAAAAGTGATGGAAAAACATCGGATTTCCAAACATTAACATTAAATGATGAAACCTTAGGAACCCCTAAATACAGTGCCCCTGAGCAGTTAAGAGGTGAGCCATCTCTACCTCAAACTGATATTTATTCCTGGGGACTTGTATTTTTAGAGTGTCTCACCGGTGTTCCTGCAATAAAAGGCAACAGTGCTGCATCCATTTTTTATCATCAGCTCAGCGCTGCAAATATCCCGTTAGGTCTCCTCGCAGGGCATCATTCGGCGCATTTTTTTCGTCGTGTACTTCATAAAAAAGCACAAGATCGCCCTGGTAACACCGTTGAATTATATCGTGAGTTTCGTCGATTTAATTTTTCCGACATAGCACCAAAGGCTCCTCACTCGGTCTCGAAAGAGGCGCCTGAATTGGTCCAAGAATCAATGACACAAACAGGGGAACTATCATCCTCTTACTACTCAAAATTCACGGAGAGAAAGCAAATCACAGCTCTGTGCTTGATTCTTTCTGAAGATAGAACAGGTGCTAGTGAGTCGACACTCGACAAGCAAGATATAGCAGAAATGCTTTTATCAGATCATCACAGTCAATGTGTCGATATCGCACTTCGTTTTGGGGCAACTCATGTAGCTACCGTTGGTGACACTACGCTATTTTATTTCGGCTACCCTGTGGTCAGTGACAACGATAGCCGACTCAGCGCCAGAGCAGCGCTCGATATTTGGAGCAACCTCCACGCTAAACAAACATCATTCTTAGAACAGCATAATCTCAAATTCGAACTTAGAATCGGCTTGTCTAAAGGGATGATGAGAAGCATGGACGGGGCGATACCTGAAGGGCGAGTCTCAACCGAAGCGATGACTCTTGCTCGAAATAGTCATCCCGGCGAAATCACCTGTTCGCCTCAATTTAGGGAGATGCTTAGCCATCAGCTTGTGTTTGAGCCCATTAGTCATGATTCAATATGCGCGGCACCTTATGGATATCGTCTTAAGGGAGAGCGTTTATCTGAAGCTTTCTCATTTCTGCGTAAAACACAATCACACAGCACTATTGTGGGTCGGCAGATAACCCTCGAACAACTTTTTCGTTTGAACCAGCCACACTGCCAACATCAACTCCTCCATATTCACGGTGAAGCTGGGATCGGTAAGTCTCGTTTAATTCTCGAACTAAAAGAGCGCTTAAGCAACACCCGTTCGTTTTCTCTGCAGTGTTTACCTGAGTTTCAAACGAATGCTCTGTTCCCCTTGCTTAACTTTTTTTCTGCGCACTTCGAGCTTAATGGCCAACATGCCGAGTACAATTACAAAACGGCACTAGATTCACTGCCGCTCTCATCACTAGAAAGAGAAAGAGGCTCAGCCATTCTCTGGGCCTGGTTACAACCTTATTCAAAATTGTCTCACCAAAGTGAAAAGGAATTCCAACAAGCAATATCGACCCTTTCTCTTAGCCAACAGAAGTCATATCTCTTTTTAACCATGTCCCACCTTCTGTCTTTGATTTGCAACGGCTTCACATCCGATGACGACTCATGCTTGTTTATTTGTGAGGATGTCCATTGGTCTGATGCTACTACGCTAGAATTTATCCACTATCTGATTGAAAAAGCAGTTCACAATACCCAAAACGTTCGCTGGCTGAACAGCTCACGTACACCTCTTCCTGAAACACTAAAATCGACCAAAGCTTACGAGGTTGAACTTTCGTCTCTAACGCAGGGAGAGTGCCACCAATTGATTGAACACTTATTCGAGCAAGTAGCCGTTAGTGAGCGAGTGAAGCAATTATTCACAACCAGAAGCGATGGAAACCCACTCTTTCTTGAGGAGTTGGTGTTTCATGCACAGAAAAACAACCTGGTTACAAAGGTGAATGGCTGTATTGACTTCAACGTCACAGAGCCTGAATCACAAGTACCGGAAAACCTCAGAGGCACCCTTCAACAGAAACTCAATGATCTAACTTTCGCTAAAGATACCGCCCAACTTGCCGCCGCTATAGGACGAACATTCGGCGAAGCATTAATTCTACAAGCTTCAGACAAGAACATAGGGCAGATCCAAGCTGACCTAGATGAGCTGCAGCGTAGCAATATTGTTTTTAAACAACGCAGTGTGGAAGGCAACCTATATCAGTTCAAGCACGCTCTAATACGCGATGCCATCTACGAAAGTTCGACAACACAACACATCACTCACCAGCAACTCGCAATGGCCATGGAAAATCAAGAGGGGGCAGACTATCCCCCAGCAGTAATCGGCGATCATTGGTCAAACACACACACACCGGTACGAGCGACGGTCTACTATTTGAAAGCGGGAGAGCAAGCTGCTAAAGCTTCCATGGTAGACGATGCGATTCGACATTATGAAAAGTCGCTAAACATATCGTTGCTTGCTGATAAAAATGACGGAGCCAATCCTGACAAACTCTCAGCTCTTATCGGGCTTGGTGATAACTTGATCCGTTTAGCGAAACACGACGAAGCACGCTCTTATTACCTAGAAGCTCTTAATGAAAATACGGCGGGGGATATTTTAACCAGCGTCATTTTGTACGTTAAATATGGTAAATCTCTAGAAACTCATCATTTACATGAAAAGGCTCTAGGTAACTATAACCGGGCAGAAGCTCTGTTAAACAGCCATACAGTTAAGGATTCACGTTGGTATAACACATGGTTAACGGTCCAATTATCTAAATTGTATATCCATTACTGGCGTAACGAATTGCCTAACATGAGCAGCATAATTTGCAGTATTGAAACGTGTCTTGAGTACTTTACGGATCCACTTTCACAAGCACAGTTTTACGATGCAAAACTACAGTTTGAATTACGAAGAACTCGTTACAATCTAACTCAAAATCAGATCAGTTTAGCTAAAACAGCCTACAACACATCTTTAGAAACTGACGACCATCAACTGCAAACACACAGCTTGTTTAGCTTAGGGTTTACGTACTTATTTAGTCAGCAATATGCGGAAGCAGAAAACCACCTTTTAGCGGCATTAAAAAGCGCCAGTGAGAAAGCCGATACAACACTTAAAACCCGTTGCCTCGCCTACCTAACCGTACTTTTTAGACTGCAAGGTGACACTGAGAATACACGTCGTTATTGGGAGCAAGCCTTATCCTACGCAAAAAACTCTGGGATGGATGACTACGTGGCTATTGCTTATGCCAATGAATCTTGGCTTGCTTGTAGGCAAGGCGATGTTTCTCACAGCCAAGCTCTCATCCAAAAAAGCAATAATATTTGGAAAGCGCTATCAAACGAGTTCCCATTTCCACTTCAATGGTTAGCTCTACTCGTAGAACTCGAGTTATTAACTCTTCTACCGTCAGACGCAATAACAGATAGCGTCCAAGAGCGCACCATCGAAATCGCTATAACATTGCTGGACATCAGCCAGCACGCACTTCCCCACCCTGTCGTTGGCCCACTCAAGGAAATAATGAATGAAAAGCACAACGACGAACACCGTCAGCAACTGATACTTGAAGCATTGAGAAATGCACAGGCGCTAGGTTATTTATAA
- a CDS encoding FAD-binding oxidoreductase codes for MNDINTQFELSDTPHEQLIEAQRLMAIYKNNTARYYYELSELGVDKTQILVSHRSRPSQSPGLSQYQAQTLIFNTRFIAYPSVIVMCRSESDVVNAYQLAVKFNLPVKVRSGGHDHEGECTGNDVVLLDLSGLKTLDVKQDSQGYVADIGAGYRFYQLIPILADTENDTRPALTIPHGTCATVGLAGYIQGGGWGPWTRLHGMCCESLVAARVLLENGEVIIVNDEQNSDLLWALRGGGALSYGIVLEFTVRTFEIPNEIHRFELHWNTKEADTGHNSTYRVLEQWENAINDENNIEFVGTNLKINAIPSTSTTEKKCFKELQHPCIMYGYWEGSEEKLKDFVQQYFSAGMLKITGTDSKHFYDSALMGHWARNSLYDVRRLSSASDKSKPFAPDFDSPAPHKITSKVVSNQGLSDVGKEQLIRSLTSTLISKESESLGLFSYVTLGAISGPFYANDTNEKASKRVAFPYTTSQYTIQYQTWWNEKVYEVEKGQNNPVYNYVNRALDWMEVCRDTDVCGTKGAFISFKDSSIPTREYFQQHYQCLIKTKEKYSGPYQKLPLSSPPEIGYNHFRSRKTIY; via the coding sequence ATGAACGATATCAATACACAATTCGAGCTATCCGACACACCTCACGAACAGTTAATAGAAGCACAGCGCCTCATGGCAATATACAAAAATAATACTGCGCGTTATTACTATGAATTGTCCGAACTTGGTGTTGATAAAACACAGATTTTGGTTTCACATCGCTCTCGCCCCTCCCAAAGTCCAGGCCTTAGCCAGTATCAAGCTCAAACACTTATTTTTAATACACGCTTTATTGCTTACCCGTCCGTAATTGTTATGTGTCGAAGTGAGTCAGACGTCGTCAACGCTTATCAGTTGGCCGTTAAATTTAACTTACCCGTAAAAGTACGATCTGGGGGGCATGATCACGAAGGTGAATGCACTGGAAATGATGTTGTTCTGCTCGATCTAAGTGGATTAAAAACACTGGATGTGAAGCAAGACTCTCAAGGCTACGTAGCCGATATTGGTGCTGGCTATCGCTTCTACCAACTTATACCTATTTTGGCCGACACCGAAAATGATACGCGCCCTGCATTGACCATACCTCATGGAACTTGCGCAACGGTTGGCTTAGCAGGTTACATTCAAGGTGGGGGATGGGGCCCTTGGACTCGCTTACATGGCATGTGTTGTGAATCTTTGGTTGCAGCAAGAGTCTTATTGGAGAATGGTGAGGTCATCATTGTTAACGATGAGCAAAATTCAGATCTACTGTGGGCACTTCGTGGTGGTGGTGCGTTGAGCTACGGCATTGTATTGGAATTCACTGTTCGTACCTTCGAGATCCCTAATGAAATTCATCGCTTTGAACTGCACTGGAACACAAAAGAAGCCGATACCGGGCATAACTCCACTTACCGCGTTTTAGAGCAATGGGAAAATGCAATTAATGATGAGAACAACATAGAATTCGTTGGAACGAACCTTAAAATCAATGCTATCCCCTCAACATCTACTACTGAAAAAAAATGTTTTAAAGAGCTTCAGCACCCGTGCATCATGTATGGTTACTGGGAGGGTAGCGAAGAGAAACTTAAAGATTTTGTACAGCAATACTTCTCTGCAGGAATGCTTAAAATAACGGGCACTGACAGCAAGCATTTCTATGATTCTGCATTAATGGGTCATTGGGCAAGAAACTCATTGTATGATGTAAGGCGTCTCTCTTCGGCTTCAGATAAAAGTAAGCCGTTTGCTCCCGATTTTGATTCCCCAGCCCCACACAAAATCACCTCGAAGGTCGTCTCAAACCAAGGGCTGAGCGACGTTGGCAAAGAGCAGTTGATCCGATCTTTAACTTCAACTCTCATTAGTAAAGAAAGTGAGTCATTAGGGCTGTTCAGCTACGTTACTCTGGGCGCTATTTCTGGGCCATTCTACGCTAACGACACGAACGAAAAAGCCAGTAAACGGGTCGCTTTTCCCTATACAACGTCTCAATACACTATCCAATATCAAACCTGGTGGAACGAAAAGGTTTATGAGGTCGAAAAAGGCCAAAATAACCCTGTCTATAATTATGTGAATCGAGCTTTAGATTGGATGGAAGTATGTCGAGATACTGACGTATGTGGGACTAAAGGGGCATTTATCAGCTTTAAAGACAGCTCAATACCAACGCGAGAATATTTCCAACAGCATTACCAATGTCTAATAAAAACGAAAGAAAAGTACAGCGGTCCATATCAAAAACTCCCGCTCAGTTCACCGCCAGAAATAGGTTATAACCACTTTAGATCAAGAAAAACAATCTATTAA
- a CDS encoding phage tail protein, with the protein MRINQWISKLTPIAVIIGVFSSGSAAASCSTDPLMGSVCVTAAEFCPAPYYMKAEGQYLPISEWQALYSLLGTNFGGDARTNFQLPDMRGRTAVGQGFGPGLRAIALAQRGGEDFIKLTQNSLPPHKHVVGAGVRVNASNVNIDVAVEVPLSTSSGTSHKVPESGATFLNTVGKDNFGDNHEVKIYGSTGTSGAHLVGTGKSEVQFGNNIFVDGEVESTGAGKEFEHRQPFVGLTHCIAVNGTYPSRY; encoded by the coding sequence ATGCGCATAAACCAATGGATATCTAAGCTGACACCGATAGCTGTAATAATTGGTGTATTTTCATCAGGCAGTGCCGCGGCTAGCTGCAGTACGGACCCTTTGATGGGTTCTGTGTGTGTAACAGCAGCAGAATTTTGCCCTGCTCCGTATTATATGAAAGCGGAAGGTCAATATTTGCCAATCAGTGAATGGCAAGCACTGTATTCCTTATTGGGTACAAACTTTGGTGGTGATGCTAGAACCAACTTCCAGCTGCCAGATATGCGTGGCCGCACCGCAGTAGGTCAAGGGTTTGGGCCTGGTTTGAGGGCTATAGCACTAGCTCAACGGGGTGGTGAGGATTTTATTAAACTTACACAGAACAGTCTGCCACCTCATAAGCATGTCGTCGGGGCAGGCGTTCGAGTTAATGCGAGCAATGTCAATATTGACGTTGCTGTGGAAGTCCCCCTTTCTACCAGTTCAGGAACTAGCCATAAGGTACCTGAGAGTGGCGCAACATTTTTAAACACGGTTGGTAAAGATAATTTTGGGGACAATCACGAAGTGAAGATTTATGGAAGCACTGGGACCTCGGGAGCGCATTTAGTCGGAACGGGGAAGTCTGAGGTGCAGTTTGGTAATAATATTTTCGTGGATGGTGAGGTGGAGTCTACTGGGGCGGGGAAGGAGTTTGAACACAGGCAGCCTTTTGTCGGGCTTACCCATTGTATTGCAGTGAATGGTACTTATCCTTCTAGGTATTAA
- a CDS encoding ParA family protein produces the protein MKTKIISAANQKGGVGKTTTLVNLGAELARKRKVLVIDLDPQGNCSKTLTGQRDFKFEATVAALFDKPKVVSIVDLIQPAQLNGNSIENLYVVPADVQLSRVIETSLTKINRERILEKQLVRLGDTYDFILLDTPPNLSLTTLNAIQASDLILIPVDSGAFSLDGISSLLEAVSEIKEDEGNYLILRNEVDSRNTIINEFIDEELEVVQDKLLPISIRRSEHVGQANAVSSPVRFYKSGSLVNNDYRKLAVFLLNLM, from the coding sequence ATGAAAACTAAGATCATCAGCGCTGCGAACCAAAAAGGTGGTGTTGGAAAAACCACGACTCTTGTTAATTTAGGGGCTGAGCTTGCACGAAAACGAAAAGTGTTAGTTATTGACCTCGATCCTCAAGGTAACTGCTCTAAAACGTTGACAGGGCAACGGGATTTTAAGTTTGAAGCGACGGTTGCTGCTTTATTTGATAAACCTAAAGTTGTGTCCATTGTCGATTTAATTCAACCAGCACAACTTAATGGAAACTCTATTGAAAATCTCTATGTTGTTCCCGCTGATGTTCAGCTGTCACGTGTCATCGAAACATCACTGACAAAGATTAATCGTGAACGAATTTTAGAAAAGCAATTGGTGAGGTTAGGTGATACTTACGATTTCATTCTTCTTGATACGCCACCCAACTTATCCTTAACGACCCTTAACGCAATCCAGGCTTCAGACCTCATCTTGATCCCTGTTGATTCTGGTGCTTTCTCATTAGACGGCATTAGTTCTTTACTCGAAGCTGTATCTGAAATTAAAGAAGACGAAGGTAATTATCTGATACTGAGGAATGAGGTCGACTCAAGAAACACTATCATTAATGAGTTCATTGATGAGGAATTGGAGGTAGTACAAGATAAATTGCTACCCATATCTATCCGCCGCTCTGAGCATGTCGGACAAGCAAATGCCGTTTCCTCTCCGGTGCGCTTTTATAAATCGGGTTCTCTTGTGAATAACGATTACCGTAAACTCGCTGTGTTTCTTTTGAATTTAATGTAA